The window ttcatttgaacatttttttttctattttctatttttttttatttcattttacATCTACagattatttaaaaaatatattaactaaataatattatataaatacttataatttgttaaattattaaagtaataataaatcacCATGAACTGGAAAAAAGCATTAAGTTTAGCAGGtattaaacaaaatatatagaacTAGAAAAgtgtaaaaataatttttataaaaatttaatatatacacatacGAATGAAATTTAAACATTCCTATCTTTCTATGTATTAATTATccttaatatatatatatatatatatatacacctatttatgttaatttatattatagGTGGTGCAGCAGCAGTTGTTGCTTTAACATATATGTTAATGAAGGACGAAGATAATcatgatgataatgatgatgaaaatgataaaaaaaaaaaaaaagacaaTAAACTATCCAAAGACTCAAATAGAATTATAAAAGGAGATTCggtatttaaaaaaaaaaattaaaatattaacacatatatatatatatatatatatttatatatatgtatatttagtccttttgtaaaattgtattatataaatcttATGCCTTTATAATACTTATCCTTTTccctttttctttttttgttttattagATGACACGAGAAGATTTACTTcaattattaaatgaaatgCTAAAGTTACAATCagatatgaaaaatattgttAAAGATCTTATAGTAGTTGccaaaaataataattatgagtatgatgaaaaattattatttaatatatatatatatatacatttatatatatttttacacaaattgattatatttatttgcATGAACAGTTCAGGCAAattttgatatttttttttttttttttttttttttatagttTTATGGCTGTTTACAATGTTGCAAAAACTTACAATACAATAGATCCATTAGGAAAATATCAAATCGAAATGCCAGAATTTGATAAAGTCGTTGAAAGTTATCACTTCGATCCAGGTTTgaaaattaaatgattcatctttattatttatttattactttaattccttttaaaatatatgtaattttttttaactttccctttttatttttcttatttcaGAGGTTAAAGAGACTGTCTCAAAACTAATGTCATCTCAAGAAAagtaaaaagaaaaaataaacataaatatatatatgttacaaataatgatatattgtttattattaaaattatttgagttcatttaaattatataacataaatgtttatatatatatatatatatatatatatatatgtataatttttttttttttttttttatagttATTATTCCAACATGAGTGAAACAGCAACATTGAGTGTTGATAAAATTATTGAAATACATCATTTTATGttaaatgaattatataaaatagaccctgaatttaaaaaaataccAAATAAGAATGAATTAGACCCCAAATTAATAGCACTAGGTAAATTATTTGAAACATActaattatataaatgaaaaaaatatatatatatatatatatatatacatgtgtatatttatatatttttattcacatttttgtaataatcttttgttttatttagTTATTCAATCAATCGTAAGTGCAAAAGTAGAAGAAGAATTCAACTTAACGTCAGAAGATGTGGAAGCATCCATAGCTAACCAACAATATGCATTAACTTCggtaagaaaaaaaaaaaaaaaaaagataatatatatatatatatatatatatatatatatatatatatatatatgtaatagtaaatatacttattttattattattatttaattttttttttttttttatagaatATGGAATTTGCTCGTGTCAATATACAAATGCAAACtattatgaataaatttatggggtaaaaatcataaaaagaagagaatatatttttatattaatatcatttttgttttctttttcttatcatgtataaaatgtaaacatatatatatatatatatatatgtatatatttctacACAAATAAATTGCTTAACtatttattgtttttattctttatagggatcattttaaatttatgtGCGACAAAGAAGGAGcatattaaatttatatataaaataattgaatattttcttttttattttatttaaatatataaaaaaagaaaagaaaatatatattatatataaattatattataaacacTAATAATTGAAAACAAATTCCATCTTATaccttttatatataatattatgtgtatattttttttttttttttttttttttttttttttttttttttttNNNNNNNNNNNNNNNNNNNNNNNNNNNNNNNNNNNNNNNNNNNNNNNNNNNNNNNNNNNNNNNNNNNNNNNNNNNNNNNNNNNNNNNNNNNNNNNNNNNNNNNNNNtaaaaaaaaaaaaaaaaaaaaaaaaatataggttcatatttatatgttataaatttcatatttataaatagatacataaatatttttgtatttataataaatatctTATTTGTTTTCTTTGACACacttaatatttttgaattttaattatatattgatttatttttattatatatattaataatatatatataatccCATTTAAATCTaactttaaaaaattaaaccttttttattattatattatattatattatattatatttttttttttttttttttttttttttattttattttattttattttagtttaatttatttttttttttttttcattttataaaagacAAATAAACTATTTAATAATAgattaaaataataattataatattatggttcacaatttttttcttttttcttttttacttgttatattttatgtatgttatttgttattttaaagttttatttttcaatcCCTTGtctatataaaatattaaataaaaaaaagaattatctatataataagaataatttaTGAACATATTTTTCGAGCAGGttattcaatatatttttagaatataaaggaaaaaataaaaatattttttatcttaGTAGTCAAAAATGTTAGGgttgtaataataaattctttctacatatattttttttaattctatCATGTTGTATTATAGTATATTCTGTATTGAAAActaaatataatttcttacaaattttaaacattattatgaaaaaaaaaaaaaaaaaaaaaaaaaaaaaaaaaaaaaaacctGAACTGTTCATGCAAAAAATCAAGAGTATAAATTTTCTTGATATATTTCATAACCATGTATCaattgtataaataaaaatatttaattctATTATAtcaatttatatatatatatatatatatatatataatatgtgtGTGTGTTGCAAAATCTACacaatataatttttaatttttccGTTAAACAATATAATCCTTCTTTTTGTTAGAAATAAGGATAACTATCATTTTGATTGTTTTGTGTGACGAATTCCttaaaaaaacataaataagtgtaagaataaaataaatataattattatttttaagatatttctatattccaaattttatattgaaaaaaaaaaaagaaaaaatt of the Plasmodium reichenowi strain SY57 chromosome 11, whole genome shotgun sequence genome contains:
- a CDS encoding hypothetical protein (conserved Plasmodium protein, unknown function) is translated as MNWKKALSLAGGAAAVVALTYMLMKDEDNHDDNDDENDKKKKKDNKLSKDSNRIIKGDSMTREDLLQLLNEMLKLQSDMKNIVKDLIVVAKNNNYDFMAVYNVAKTYNTIDPLGKYQIEMPEFDKVVESYHFDPEVKETVSKLMSSQENYYSNMSETATLSVDKIIEIHHFMLNELYKIDPEFKKIPNKNELDPKLIALVIQSIVSAKVEEEFNLTSEDVEASIANQQYALTSNMEFARVNIQMQTIMNKFMGDHFKFMCDKEGAY